One genomic region from Candidatus Caldarchaeum subterraneum encodes:
- a CDS encoding tyrosyl-tRNA synthetase translates to MDVERRLELIMRQPTEEVLTPEELRALLETEASPIAYDGFEPSGLAHIPFALLRAIKLRDMLEAGCRFKLLLADWHAAINRKMGGDLEKIRKVGEYFVEVWKASGIDTSRVEIVWASDLAADRDYWRLVIEVLQNTTLRRVLRCLPIMGRKEGELQEAAQLLYPGMQVADIFKLEAKICQLGLDQRRANILAREIGPKLGFWKPVAVHHHMLMGLEGPTGPKGLEEEENLDIQISSKMSKSIPESSIFVHDDAETIKRKINNAYCPPRQATGNPVLEYCRYIIFPLKQTIVVERPAKYGGEITYTNYPSLEKDYLEGKLHPLDLKNTVARYLDELLSPIRKWFETNHRAKELYEFVKSQEITR, encoded by the coding sequence ATGGATGTTGAGAGAAGGCTTGAGCTTATCATGAGGCAGCCGACGGAGGAGGTTTTAACACCCGAGGAGCTACGGGCTCTTCTCGAGACCGAGGCATCTCCAATAGCCTATGATGGTTTTGAGCCAAGTGGGCTGGCCCATATCCCCTTCGCTCTTCTACGTGCCATAAAGCTCCGGGACATGCTGGAAGCAGGTTGCCGCTTCAAGCTTTTGCTGGCGGATTGGCACGCGGCAATTAACAGGAAAATGGGTGGCGACCTCGAGAAAATCAGGAAAGTAGGTGAATATTTTGTAGAAGTATGGAAAGCCTCAGGCATAGACACCAGCCGCGTAGAAATCGTCTGGGCGAGCGACCTGGCCGCCGACAGAGACTACTGGCGTCTGGTTATCGAGGTGTTGCAGAACACGACTTTGCGCCGTGTTCTCAGATGCTTGCCCATCATGGGCAGGAAAGAGGGTGAGCTGCAGGAGGCTGCCCAGCTCCTCTATCCCGGTATGCAGGTCGCGGACATATTCAAGCTCGAGGCCAAAATATGTCAGCTCGGACTCGACCAGCGGCGAGCCAACATACTCGCTAGAGAAATCGGGCCAAAACTCGGATTCTGGAAACCCGTGGCCGTTCACCATCACATGCTCATGGGGTTAGAGGGCCCAACGGGTCCGAAAGGTCTCGAGGAAGAGGAGAACCTCGACATCCAGATAAGCTCTAAGATGAGCAAAAGCATCCCCGAGTCAAGCATCTTTGTCCACGACGACGCCGAAACCATCAAGAGAAAAATAAACAACGCATACTGCCCACCACGACAGGCAACAGGCAACCCGGTCCTCGAATACTGCAGATACATAATCTTCCCACTCAAGCAAACAATCGTGGTTGAGCGACCTGCGAAATACGGCGGCGAAATCACCTACACCAACTATCCATCCCTCGAGAAAGACTATTTAGAAGGAAAGCTTCATCCACTCGACCTCAAAAACACCGTCGCACGCTACCTCGACGAACTCCTATCACCGATAAGAAAATGGTTCGAGACCAATCATCGTGCAAAAGAGCTGTATGAATTTGTTAAGTCGCAGGAAATCACAAGATGA
- a CDS encoding translation factor, with translation MNSAAEAVKRGGVIVYPTDTVYGIGCDPFKIEAVERVIHAKRREKKPAPVLVSDFDQLHEVAVPTEEELEAAIRLWPGAVTIVMAKKPELPELVTAGEKTVGVRMPAHVVPLLIMQKAHRPLVGTSANISDEPSATTIDQIPSSVLEKVDVVVDAGRTHHLLPSTVVKIQDGQVVVLREGVLSREEIEKRIGLR, from the coding sequence ATAAACTCCGCGGCCGAAGCAGTTAAACGCGGTGGAGTAATTGTTTACCCGACAGATACTGTTTATGGCATCGGCTGCGACCCCTTCAAAATCGAGGCCGTCGAAAGGGTTATTCATGCTAAGAGACGGGAAAAAAAGCCCGCCCCTGTTCTAGTAAGCGACTTTGACCAGCTCCATGAGGTTGCGGTGCCGACTGAAGAGGAGCTGGAGGCAGCCATACGTCTTTGGCCTGGGGCAGTGACAATCGTCATGGCGAAGAAACCTGAGCTGCCCGAGCTCGTTACCGCCGGTGAGAAGACAGTTGGGGTGAGAATGCCCGCACATGTTGTTCCTCTCCTGATAATGCAGAAGGCCCATAGGCCCCTGGTTGGCACAAGCGCGAACATATCAGACGAACCATCGGCGACAACGATCGACCAGATACCTTCAAGCGTTCTCGAAAAGGTGGATGTTGTCGTGGACGCGGGACGAACACATCATCTATTGCCATCCACCGTTGTGAAAATTCAGGATGGCCAAGTGGTTGTTCTTCGTGAGGGCGTATTATCCCGTGAAGAGATTGAGAAAAGGATTGGGCTTAGATGA
- a CDS encoding conserved hypothetical protein (major facilitator superfamily), whose protein sequence is MRKKFAALLFTWFSWFWSHGTRVGISAITPFLRQRYSLSTPETAAVPGILNLGFYSFAVLAGRIPAKTGYRNAAAAAALGSAAFMLAAALLDNRFFLYVAVFMTGIFLSLHLPSAIPWLGTLFKGGRQGFIIGVHESAAPAGQTLGPIILAFLVSAAGVSYMFALWSLIPLFAGLGLLLFFRMDRQMPAKVQESGGKILGAGFLALTLVTIANLVGNLGVVAIVPLHLVDTFGLEKTFVATVVGVSRFLGVFGQPLGGYLHDRYGFYRVALIVTVANLFSNIYMILAPYNPVYPVAMTLQAFVTAMYFPLVYSHLVKTHGPQASQYLGTMFFIAGLAGPTTAPILAGLIAERFGYAVALGYPAALALAGSLTLLAMRKGKNTVSTVSQG, encoded by the coding sequence ATGAGGAAAAAGTTTGCCGCTCTTTTGTTTACTTGGTTTTCATGGTTTTGGAGCCACGGAACACGTGTGGGCATCTCTGCGATAACGCCTTTTCTACGCCAGCGATACAGTTTGTCCACTCCCGAGACCGCTGCGGTGCCAGGAATACTCAACCTCGGCTTCTACAGCTTTGCGGTGTTGGCGGGAAGAATCCCCGCCAAAACAGGGTACAGAAACGCGGCTGCGGCTGCTGCCCTTGGCTCGGCGGCGTTCATGCTTGCCGCTGCTTTACTCGATAACAGGTTTTTCCTCTACGTGGCCGTTTTTATGACAGGCATATTTCTCTCTCTTCATCTCCCCTCGGCTATACCGTGGCTGGGGACTCTCTTCAAAGGTGGTCGACAAGGCTTCATCATAGGTGTGCACGAGTCTGCCGCCCCCGCGGGCCAAACTCTCGGGCCCATCATACTGGCGTTTCTCGTCTCAGCCGCTGGTGTATCCTACATGTTCGCCTTGTGGTCTCTAATTCCACTGTTCGCAGGCCTTGGTTTGCTTCTTTTCTTCCGCATGGATAGGCAGATGCCCGCTAAAGTGCAGGAGAGCGGTGGAAAAATACTGGGAGCAGGCTTCCTCGCCCTAACGCTTGTCACAATAGCCAATCTGGTGGGAAATCTCGGCGTCGTCGCGATAGTGCCACTGCATCTTGTCGACACTTTTGGGCTTGAGAAAACTTTCGTGGCGACGGTTGTGGGTGTGAGCAGGTTTCTTGGTGTGTTTGGACAGCCTTTGGGCGGATACCTGCATGACAGATATGGATTTTACAGGGTTGCCCTCATCGTGACGGTTGCCAACCTCTTCTCGAACATTTACATGATTCTCGCCCCATACAACCCCGTCTACCCAGTGGCCATGACCCTTCAAGCTTTCGTTACAGCCATGTATTTCCCCCTAGTCTACAGCCACCTCGTCAAAACACACGGCCCACAGGCATCACAGTACCTTGGCACCATGTTCTTCATAGCAGGCCTCGCAGGTCCCACAACCGCACCAATATTAGCCGGCCTAATAGCGGAACGGTTTGGATACGCCGTTGCTCTCGGCTATCCAGCCGCACTGGCCTTGGCCGGTTCGCTCACCTTGCTCGCCATGCGAAAAGGAAAAAACACGGTTTCAACTGTTAGTCAGGGATGA
- a CDS encoding beta-ribofuranosylaminobenzene 5'-phosphate synthase: MIVEVEAYARLHMGLFELGQHFGRRWGGVGVSIKQPSLRVTVNTESSEQVEGIDSEEAENVVTLLCRSLGKKFKGGIKVQSGIPVHRGFGSRTQLRLALATAICKAMDVEFQVHRIAEVLGIGEVSSVGTHLFANGGLVVQLPRQANRTGLGSFIRLEFPEDWWFVVAYPGDVMGLDEQQERRLFATLPPQEPLTCMEISHLILGCLLPTLLERDLTGFGECLSILQRLVGQYFASVQGGVFRMAEAVQLLRMAGAKGVGQSSWGPAVYGLFGDRLEAENAVFEVRKHLGDNWNVYATTAVNHGARVSVRP; encoded by the coding sequence TTGATTGTTGAGGTCGAGGCCTACGCAAGGCTTCATATGGGGTTGTTCGAGCTCGGGCAGCACTTTGGGAGGAGATGGGGAGGCGTCGGAGTATCTATCAAGCAGCCAAGCCTACGTGTCACGGTAAACACCGAGAGCAGCGAACAAGTCGAAGGCATCGATTCGGAGGAGGCGGAAAACGTTGTCACCTTATTGTGTAGGAGCCTTGGCAAAAAATTCAAGGGTGGGATAAAAGTGCAGTCTGGAATTCCTGTACATAGGGGGTTTGGGTCGCGGACACAGCTTCGGCTTGCGCTGGCGACAGCAATTTGCAAGGCCATGGATGTAGAGTTCCAGGTTCACCGTATCGCTGAGGTTCTGGGAATCGGTGAAGTATCCTCTGTTGGAACTCATCTATTTGCAAACGGCGGCCTCGTTGTCCAGCTTCCCAGACAAGCTAACCGCACAGGTCTCGGCTCTTTCATCAGGCTAGAGTTTCCCGAGGACTGGTGGTTTGTTGTTGCATATCCCGGTGATGTCATGGGCCTTGATGAGCAGCAAGAGAGGCGGCTCTTCGCTACGCTACCACCTCAAGAGCCTCTGACATGCATGGAGATAAGCCACCTCATACTCGGCTGCCTCTTACCCACATTACTTGAGAGAGACCTGACAGGGTTTGGGGAATGTTTATCGATTCTTCAGCGGCTTGTTGGACAGTATTTTGCATCTGTGCAGGGTGGTGTTTTCAGGATGGCTGAGGCTGTTCAACTTTTGCGGATGGCTGGTGCGAAGGGTGTTGGGCAGAGCTCGTGGGGGCCCGCGGTCTACGGCTTGTTTGGAGACCGTTTAGAGGCCGAGAATGCGGTTTTCGAGGTTAGGAAGCATCTCGGCGACAACTGGAATGTTTATGCAACAACCGCGGTGAACCACGGTGCACGTGTCTCAGTCAGACCTTAG
- a CDS encoding V-type H+-transporting ATPase subunit C, which yields MVTLRGDPVYAVTKVYALKSMLLPAAGLEDLAYSKNLSDFVDRLRATTYGPFLAQLQKPYTAVEVEKALTRGLVNIHHKLVQTANRPNLLKALFTRYVYFNIKTILKSRALGLSQDEILKRIDLYPEELTGVRDTALRALTAKDLGEFLKEFLATPYHGIVQKAVEVWNNRRDFSAVDAVIDRDYIEQLYKAYRRSPRDERKLLQSAMVLEIDMRALAIAIRGRLWGLVPSVLKEFLPEETVEVPRQLLDALVESDDVKRVLSQLPEKPVFSRIQAEQDVAQVVSAIEETVKSYRVKWASQSFYKTPFKQLNLIAFIYLKEAEVRNLSTIAKYIEEGVSDVSVIKSSLLFV from the coding sequence GTGGTGACTCTCCGCGGAGACCCCGTATACGCGGTCACCAAAGTATACGCATTAAAGTCTATGTTGCTGCCAGCGGCTGGTCTCGAGGACCTCGCATATTCAAAAAACCTGTCAGACTTCGTCGACAGGCTTCGAGCAACCACATACGGCCCATTCCTCGCCCAACTACAGAAACCATACACAGCCGTCGAGGTCGAAAAAGCTCTCACACGTGGACTCGTGAACATACATCATAAACTGGTTCAGACAGCCAACAGGCCTAACCTGTTAAAGGCGCTGTTTACCCGATACGTTTACTTCAACATCAAGACCATTCTCAAGTCACGGGCACTGGGCTTGTCCCAGGATGAGATTTTGAAGCGGATAGACCTTTATCCAGAGGAGCTTACAGGTGTCCGTGACACTGCTCTGAGAGCTTTGACTGCTAAGGACTTGGGAGAGTTTCTTAAAGAGTTTCTCGCCACACCTTATCACGGTATCGTGCAGAAGGCGGTCGAGGTTTGGAATAATCGGAGAGATTTCTCCGCAGTCGACGCTGTGATCGACAGGGACTACATCGAGCAACTGTACAAAGCGTATAGGAGAAGTCCAAGAGATGAGAGGAAGCTTCTCCAGTCTGCCATGGTTCTGGAAATAGACATGAGAGCTTTGGCTATTGCGATTAGAGGTCGGCTGTGGGGTCTGGTGCCCAGTGTCTTGAAAGAGTTCCTGCCCGAGGAGACTGTTGAAGTGCCGAGACAGTTGTTAGACGCTTTGGTCGAGTCCGATGACGTGAAAAGGGTGTTGTCTCAACTGCCTGAGAAACCGGTGTTCAGCAGAATACAGGCAGAGCAGGATGTTGCGCAGGTTGTTTCAGCCATCGAGGAGACGGTGAAAAGCTACCGCGTGAAATGGGCTTCACAAAGCTTCTACAAAACACCCTTCAAACAGCTGAACCTCATAGCCTTCATCTATCTAAAAGAGGCTGAGGTACGAAACCTCTCAACAATCGCGAAATACATCGAGGAAGGTGTCTCAGACGTCTCGGTCATCAAAAGCTCGCTGCTGTTTGTTTAG
- a CDS encoding branched-chain amino acid aminotransferase, with amino-acid sequence MAWRAFGGLKAVWMDGELVPWEQAKVHVTVNALHYGTAVFEGIRGYSQNEEIYVFRLRDHLKRLVESAKIVMFNNPYTVEQLQDAVIKTIRANGYRSNVYIRPIIYAGENIMSLNARELPIRASIIVFPLEKFFDKTGLRVCVSSWRRLPDTSMPPRAKAAANYLNSILASTEAKMMGYDEALLLDHQGYVSEGAGENLFLVKNEVLATPPISSSILEGITRDTVIKMASDQGFRVVERQISRTELYTADELFFSGTAAEITPIVEVDGRRIGDGAAGPVTSKLSKLYHNIVRGLEPRYKEWLTPVYGSK; translated from the coding sequence ATGGCTTGGCGGGCTTTTGGCGGCTTGAAGGCAGTATGGATGGATGGTGAACTCGTTCCTTGGGAGCAGGCTAAAGTCCACGTGACCGTCAACGCTCTCCACTACGGTACAGCGGTTTTCGAAGGCATAAGAGGTTACAGCCAAAACGAGGAAATCTATGTTTTCCGTCTCCGAGACCATCTCAAAAGACTCGTTGAATCCGCGAAGATAGTGATGTTCAACAACCCATACACCGTTGAGCAGCTGCAGGACGCGGTTATCAAAACCATAAGAGCAAACGGCTACAGGTCCAACGTCTACATCAGGCCAATAATATACGCGGGTGAAAACATCATGTCACTTAACGCGAGAGAACTGCCGATAAGAGCGTCTATCATAGTTTTTCCGCTGGAGAAGTTTTTCGATAAAACCGGTCTTCGGGTATGTGTTTCGTCGTGGCGAAGGCTTCCCGACACCTCTATGCCGCCTAGAGCGAAGGCTGCGGCCAACTACCTGAACTCCATACTCGCCTCTACAGAGGCCAAGATGATGGGCTACGACGAGGCGCTGTTACTCGACCATCAGGGCTACGTAAGCGAAGGCGCGGGTGAGAACCTTTTCCTCGTCAAGAACGAGGTTTTAGCGACTCCACCGATTTCCTCATCCATTCTCGAGGGAATTACCCGTGACACAGTGATAAAGATGGCTTCGGACCAGGGTTTTCGGGTTGTTGAGCGGCAGATTTCTCGGACAGAGCTCTACACCGCCGATGAGCTGTTTTTCTCTGGGACGGCTGCTGAGATAACTCCGATAGTGGAGGTCGACGGAAGGAGAATCGGAGACGGAGCCGCAGGCCCCGTCACCAGCAAGCTTAGCAAACTCTACCACAACATCGTTAGAGGCCTCGAGCCGCGGTACAAAGAATGGCTTACACCGGTGTATGGTTCGAAATAG
- a CDS encoding aminotransferase, translating to MSTNFFGERTVLMIPGPTELHPAVQRVLNSPIMAHYGPEWAPIYSETLKLAAAIFKTKQEVFMMPTPGTVALETGVISLVEPGEKVVAVVNGFFSERLADIASLTGAETLKVTAELGKVVDPNELDNVLSKNKGVKAVLAVQNETSTGVLNPIPEYAKVARQHDALFVVDAISSYGGVEMEFDSWGIDFCVGYANKCLGSIPGTVPVAVSDRAWEAFRRRRTQPRSFFTNLGVWRHYIDEWSSIGHPYPTTISPHAVLCFKAAAEALLQEGLENRYRRHRLVSAAFRKAVRSMGLETLPEERDASPVVTAVALPSSLWKDGGKVGQIMLQKHRIMIGGGLAQLHNKIIRIGHMCVTASSRYIVPTLAALRDTFQQLGYTLNDGIETFMNNLRDAG from the coding sequence ATGAGCACGAACTTTTTCGGCGAGAGAACCGTTTTGATGATTCCCGGGCCCACGGAGCTTCATCCAGCTGTCCAACGTGTACTCAACTCTCCCATCATGGCGCACTACGGCCCCGAGTGGGCACCCATCTACAGCGAAACCCTCAAGCTTGCGGCTGCAATATTCAAGACCAAGCAAGAGGTTTTCATGATGCCCACACCCGGCACCGTTGCACTCGAGACGGGTGTGATTAGCCTGGTTGAGCCAGGGGAGAAAGTGGTCGCTGTTGTTAACGGATTCTTCAGCGAAAGACTGGCTGACATAGCGTCTTTGACGGGCGCAGAGACCTTAAAGGTGACGGCTGAGCTTGGCAAGGTCGTTGACCCCAACGAGCTCGACAACGTGCTTAGCAAAAACAAGGGCGTCAAGGCGGTTCTCGCAGTCCAAAACGAGACGTCGACGGGTGTGTTGAACCCTATTCCAGAGTATGCAAAAGTGGCTAGGCAGCATGATGCTCTCTTTGTTGTTGACGCCATCTCATCTTACGGCGGTGTTGAGATGGAGTTTGACAGCTGGGGGATTGATTTCTGCGTCGGATATGCCAACAAATGTCTCGGCAGCATCCCCGGCACCGTTCCTGTGGCCGTCAGCGATAGGGCTTGGGAAGCGTTTAGAAGGAGAAGGACACAGCCAAGGTCCTTTTTCACAAACCTCGGCGTCTGGCGACACTACATAGACGAGTGGTCCTCAATCGGTCACCCCTATCCAACTACCATAAGCCCCCACGCTGTCCTCTGCTTCAAAGCCGCTGCAGAGGCCCTGCTTCAAGAGGGGCTGGAAAACCGTTACAGACGCCACAGGCTTGTGTCAGCTGCTTTCAGAAAAGCCGTCAGGTCCATGGGCCTGGAGACACTGCCCGAGGAGAGAGACGCATCCCCCGTGGTTACAGCGGTTGCATTACCCTCATCGTTGTGGAAAGACGGTGGAAAAGTCGGGCAGATAATGTTGCAGAAACACCGCATAATGATAGGCGGAGGCCTCGCCCAACTACACAACAAAATAATCCGGATAGGACACATGTGCGTAACCGCGAGCAGCAGATACATCGTGCCAACCCTAGCAGCGCTAAGAGACACCTTCCAACAACTCGGCTACACCCTAAACGACGGAATAGAAACCTTCATGAACAACTTGAGAGATGCAGGCTAA
- a CDS encoding pyruvate dehydrogenase E2 component (dihydrolipoamide acetyltransferase) codes for MVVIKLPDVGEGIAEGEVLKFLVKEGDFVEKYQPLVEVMTVKVTVEIPSPVKGRVTKLLAKEGQVLKVGDPFIEIETEELVETPVEEKGAATQAASPPPPVEKAAKVQATPAVKKLAKELGVDLSTVVGTGPGGRITEEDVRRAASAEETRIPIKGLRRIIADRLVQAKSRAALVTVFENVDAEELVKLRDELRSMQDEKGVKMTYLPLIMKAVVAAVRDVPAMNGWIDEERNEIVLSKSVNIGIAVDTPDGLLVPIVKNVESKDVWTLARNIEELAEKARNGKLSLDDVRGGTISISSYGSLGSLSGTPIINYPEIAIVGVGRVEKRPVVKNDKVVVGQVMEIAVTMDHRAVDGGTMARFVNSLKHHLENIKAAAGV; via the coding sequence ATGGTTGTCATCAAGCTGCCTGATGTCGGAGAAGGAATAGCCGAGGGTGAGGTTCTGAAGTTTCTGGTGAAAGAAGGCGACTTTGTGGAGAAGTATCAGCCGCTGGTCGAGGTTATGACAGTGAAAGTGACGGTTGAAATTCCATCTCCAGTCAAGGGCCGGGTAACCAAGCTTCTCGCCAAAGAGGGGCAAGTGCTCAAAGTCGGCGACCCATTCATCGAAATAGAGACAGAAGAGCTGGTAGAAACACCTGTTGAGGAAAAGGGCGCAGCTACTCAGGCTGCCTCACCTCCTCCGCCCGTTGAAAAGGCTGCAAAGGTTCAGGCCACTCCCGCCGTCAAGAAGCTCGCAAAAGAGCTCGGCGTAGACCTTTCAACGGTTGTGGGAACAGGGCCAGGAGGTAGAATCACTGAAGAGGATGTTAGAAGAGCAGCGTCGGCTGAGGAGACTCGGATACCCATCAAAGGCCTTCGCCGCATCATCGCCGACCGGCTTGTGCAGGCCAAGTCACGGGCTGCTCTAGTCACGGTTTTTGAAAACGTCGACGCCGAGGAGCTCGTGAAACTAAGGGACGAGCTCCGGTCTATGCAGGATGAGAAGGGTGTGAAGATGACATACCTGCCGCTGATTATGAAAGCTGTTGTTGCAGCCGTGAGGGATGTGCCTGCGATGAATGGCTGGATTGACGAGGAGAGAAACGAGATAGTGCTATCGAAATCTGTGAACATCGGTATAGCCGTCGACACACCGGACGGGCTTCTAGTGCCAATCGTCAAAAACGTCGAGTCAAAAGATGTATGGACTCTTGCCCGCAATATCGAGGAGCTGGCTGAGAAGGCCCGAAACGGAAAACTCTCCCTCGATGACGTGAGAGGCGGAACCATAAGCATCTCAAGCTACGGGTCCCTCGGCTCATTGTCCGGAACTCCGATAATCAATTACCCAGAGATAGCTATCGTGGGGGTCGGGCGTGTGGAGAAAAGGCCTGTGGTGAAAAACGACAAAGTGGTGGTTGGGCAGGTGATGGAAATCGCCGTTACGATGGACCATAGGGCTGTTGACGGTGGGACGATGGCAAGGTTCGTCAACTCTCTGAAACATCATCTCGAAAATATCAAGGCCGCTGCGGGAGTTTGA
- a CDS encoding SirA family protein: MTQNIEQMLKKVDERRYVLDVRGYSCPYPQLFLAQALKAVEKESLLEILTDNPPSTETLPRSIRNNKQEYISTEVVQPGVWKITAKKVNRLNKQQRAFDDRDV, translated from the coding sequence ATGACACAGAACATCGAACAAATGCTGAAAAAGGTCGACGAGAGAAGATATGTGCTCGATGTCCGCGGCTACTCATGCCCTTATCCGCAGCTCTTCCTGGCCCAGGCTCTTAAAGCCGTCGAAAAAGAATCCCTTCTCGAAATTCTTACCGATAACCCGCCCTCCACCGAGACACTGCCACGCTCTATACGCAACAACAAACAAGAATACATAAGCACTGAGGTTGTCCAGCCGGGTGTCTGGAAAATAACCGCCAAAAAAGTTAACAGGCTAAACAAACAGCAGCGAGCTTTTGATGACCGAGACGTCTGA
- a CDS encoding V-type H+-transporting ATPase subunit G — translation MVDELRKIIDELQQVEKVVDEINELANSMRRALLDMAYVEAEKRKQAVLEEMRAWQSRLYDEEVGKAEEAAREIQAKGVYEVEKVRRRAEQVKPQAEELVRKTLLGIRG, via the coding sequence GTGGTCGACGAGCTCCGGAAGATAATTGACGAGCTTCAGCAGGTTGAGAAGGTTGTAGACGAGATTAACGAGTTGGCTAATTCGATGAGAAGGGCTCTTCTCGACATGGCGTATGTGGAGGCGGAGAAGAGGAAGCAGGCTGTTTTGGAGGAGATGCGTGCCTGGCAGAGCCGGCTGTACGACGAAGAAGTTGGCAAAGCCGAGGAGGCTGCGAGGGAGATTCAGGCTAAGGGCGTGTACGAGGTTGAGAAAGTCAGGAGAAGAGCCGAGCAGGTTAAGCCTCAGGCCGAGGAGCTGGTGCGGAAAACTCTTCTCGGTATTCGGGGCTGA